The following DNA comes from Miscanthus floridulus cultivar M001 chromosome 5, ASM1932011v1, whole genome shotgun sequence.
TTTCCCGCTTAATTCCCACTCCCCGCATCCGACGGCGCGGGATCCGCCACGTCATCGATTCCGGCCCGCCTTGCTCAGCACGGAGCCGTCCAGTTCCGTCCTTGGGAAGCCTGATCCTCCCGCCGCAGCCGGCCCCCTCCTTTATATGCTCCGCCGGCCGCGTCTCTTCCCTCCTAATCCCGCGTTTAAAAAAAAGGAAAGCAAATTTCTTCTTCCCTCGAAAAATCAATCTCGCAATGGAGAGCAGCGTAGGCGTagagaaggcggcggcggcggctggagcTGTGGGCGGCGGAGGAGGGTACGGCTGTGGCGGGTGGGAGACGCCGAAGCGGGAGGAGTGCCGCATCCCGGCGACGCTGCCCTGCCCCGCGGCGCCGAGGAAGGCCGTGCCGGATTTCGGGAAGCGGCGCAGCCCGCCCAAGAACGGCTACTTCCAGCCGCCGGACCTGGAGGCGCTCTTCGCGCTCGCGCCGCGCCGCCAGGCCTCCTCCTGCGCGTGACTTCGGCGGCGGGCCGGCGGTGGCAGAGAAGGGCTCTGCTCCAGATTGATTTTGGGAGTTGTAGATAGGTTTCCAGTCTCTGTTGTACTCACTCTAGTAGGGTTTAGTAGCGGGTGGGTTTAGGGAGGCAGTAGGAGGGTTTTAGGGAGTGGTAGGTAGGTAGGTGGTGGATGCTTGAGATGAGAACTCATATAAGCATACTGTTTGGTTCAGATGATGAAATCCTTATATGTTTCTTGTCACTTGTGCGTATTCATGTCACTAGCCCTTTGTTCGAttgagatgttgcagtacatgttcACAATACTACCTGTGGGCTGCGGTTGCTGCGGCGGTGATTGCGGGCGGGCGGCGTGAAGAATGCGGCGGCTGCGTTGTTTGCTTCACTTGTATGCGCAGCATCTACCTACGATAACTGCTGATGATGGTGATCTACCTAGGATACTGCTGATGATGGTGATCGGTGGCCAGGTTGCAGCTTGAAGCTTCGAAAAGCCTCTCCAGTTGTCCCGTATGCTTCATTGCTACTGCTGCAGTCTATTCTCCCGTTTAATCGGTgctattagaaaaaaaaaagtgttTTTAATGGATGGTTAGAAGCAGTAATCCGTGCAGATGAAATGATGTTAACTGCTGTTCCTCCCAGCTGGTAGTACATGAACTGGAAGGCATTAAAACACAATCGAGAGGGAAGCTGTGCTCTTGAACTCGGC
Coding sequences within:
- the LOC136450726 gene encoding cyclin-dependent protein kinase inhibitor SMR4-like, with amino-acid sequence MESSVGVEKAAAAAGAVGGGGGYGCGGWETPKREECRIPATLPCPAAPRKAVPDFGKRRSPPKNGYFQPPDLEALFALAPRRQASSCA